The nucleotide sequence GTGCGCCGGCCGCGCGCTTCGCGCCCGACGCCGCCATCGACCTCCTGGGGTTCCAGGATTCGGCCGGCGCCGGCGCCAGAGTGACGCTCGTTGCCCACGAGGCGAAGTTAGGCGACATCCTCGCCGCCATCGCCCGGCAGACGGGCCGCACGTTGATGTACAGCCACGATGTCGTGGACGTCGACCAGCGGACGTCGATCGATGTGCACGATGCCGATCTCGCCACGGCGCTCGAGGCAGCCCTGCGCGGAACGCACATCATCGCACGCATCTCGGGGCACGATCGGATCGTGCTCGACCGCGCGCCCGACGCCGCGGCACACGCGGCCCGCCTGTCCGGCCGGGTCGTGGATGCGGCAGACGGCCGCGGCGTCCCACAGGCGAGCGTCGCCGTGCGCAACACGACGCACGCGACGCTCACCGGCGAAGACGGACGCTTCGTGCTCTCGGATGTCGAGAGCGGCACGCACGAGCTCGTCGTGCGACGAATCGGCTACGTCCCGTTAGTCCAAACGATCGCGCTCGCCGACGGCCAGGACACGGCGCTCTCGATTCGCTTGCAGCCGTCCACGAGCACCCTCGATAAGGTGATCGTGACGGGCACGATCCTCCCGACCGAAGTGAAGGCCATCCCGACGCCGGTGACGGTCGTGGAAGGAAGCCAGATCGAGCAACAAGGATTCCGGCATCTCGATCAGGCGATCCGCATGTACGTGCCGACCGCGCTCGCGTTCGACAACGGACCGAATGCCGAGCAGGACCAGATCAGCGTGCGCGGCGCGAGCTCGCTGGCCACTGGATCGCCGATCAAGGTGTACGTCGACGGCATCGAAGTCGCGTCCGACGACTTTTCGATGATCGACCCGGCGAGCGTCGACCGGATCGAGATCATTCGCGGCCCGCAGGCGGCCACGCTGTATGGCTCGGACGCGATCGGCGGCGTGATGCAGATCTTCACGAAGCACGGCAACGCGGCGCTCGACCGGCCCGAGCTGAATCTGGACGTATCGTTAGGCGACGTGCAGAGCCCGTACAAAAGCGGCGGCACGCTGCGTCAGGCGTACTCGGCGACGGTCAACGGCGGGACGCCGTCGGCCAGCTACACGATTGGTGGGTCCTTCACGCACACGGGCGACTGGGTCCCCTACTACTATCTCTCCACGCCGAGTGCGTTCGGCGCTGTCCACATCGCGCAAGACAAGTTGTCGCTGGACCTGTCCGGCCGATTCGTGAATACACAGGAAGCGACAGCTGCGTCGCCGTTTCTCGTCGCGGCCGGCTTCTCGAGCCCGTTGCCGACGGTGGAACCGCAGGAGTACCGCCAGTCGACGTTGGGCGCGCGCCTAACGTTCGATGCCGCGCCGCGGTGGCGGCACACGTTGACGTTGGGCGTGGATGGCCTGTCGTTCGACGATCACAACTCGCGCCCCCGGTTCACCACGCCGGATGACAGCCTGATGTTCA is from Gemmatimonadaceae bacterium and encodes:
- a CDS encoding TonB-dependent receptor, whose product is MRVYAVCRTILRAACVVPIIGAHTPLFAQGTSRAPAARFAPDAAIDLLGFQDSAGAGARVTLVAHEAKLGDILAAIARQTGRTLMYSHDVVDVDQRTSIDVHDADLATALEAALRGTHIIARISGHDRIVLDRAPDAAAHAARLSGRVVDAADGRGVPQASVAVRNTTHATLTGEDGRFVLSDVESGTHELVVRRIGYVPLVQTIALADGQDTALSIRLQPSTSTLDKVIVTGTILPTEVKAIPTPVTVVEGSQIEQQGFRHLDQAIRMYVPTALAFDNGPNAEQDQISVRGASSLATGSPIKVYVDGIEVASDDFSMIDPASVDRIEIIRGPQAATLYGSDAIGGVMQIFTKHGNAALDRPELNLDVSLGDVQSPYKSGGTLRQAYSATVNGGTPSASYTIGGSFTHTGDWVPYYYLSTPSAFGAVHIAQDKLSLDLSGRFVNTQEATAASPFLVAAGFSSPLPTVEPQEYRQSTLGARLTFDAAPRWRHTLTLGVDGLSFDDHNSRPRFTTPDDSLMFIYVGELRKMSVGYNTSLSVPISASLTGAVTAGIDYYQYTINQFSSSGALTNSGEIVTDSTAPIDATRSITTNTGVFGQAQLNVADQLFFTVGVRAEHNNDFGRRLGTPVSPRFGASWARTLGGTTVKLRASYGQAIRAPSPLEKDYAKNAFVETLANESLGPERQRGLDGGVDVALGRATLSATYYNQTATDLIQFVLLDGNQDPQVRQYENVGRVANRGLELEAGLHLGRVTATAQFAHATSVVKALGPAYTGDLQPGDQVLGIPRNTAGASLAWSALANTTLTLGVVYVGTRTNYDDRAFFTDPSRSTLRDYWTEYPAFTKLNIGVSHALSSSAAAFVSIENVANVNPSEQSNLTPIQGRISMVGLRLHY